In Glycine soja cultivar W05 chromosome 10, ASM419377v2, whole genome shotgun sequence, the genomic stretch gctgagtattgatattgttgagctagtgggaaatttggccatgtaggaacgacagtcacaacatgggtttctccctccttcttattctctccatttgccttaggcttcctattcatcaaagcatcataatcaaattttcctcttcttagacccacttcgatcctctcGCCAACAAACactaaatctgcaaagcttgaaggcatgtaacccaccatcttttcatagtagaacaccggtaatatgtccactatcattgttatcatctccctctccatcattgggggcaCTACTTGAGCTGcaagatccctccacctttgggagtattctttgaaagattcatgctccctcttacacatgttctgtagttgcattctatccagagccatatcagaattatactgatactgcttaatgaaggcaaccattaggtccttccaggaATGGACCAGGAAGGTTCCAGATTAgtatgtggaagcaaagcttcatgatgaatcaacaatgattcaaaggtgttttgatgataacaatgatgacaacaaaagatgatgacaaaggtgatgaacaaaaagctcaaaagatcaaagaacaactcaagtgaatcaaagaacatctcaagtgaatcaagaacaagtcaagagttcaagagtcaaggagaattcaagactcaagaagaaagccaagaatcaagattcaagattcaagatctcaagaatcaagatcaagattcaagactcaagattcaagaatgtagaaaagactcaatcaagataagtattaaaaagttttttcaaaactttgaatagcacatgagtttttgacaaaacctttaccaaagagtttttactctctggtaatcgattaccatattgttgtaatcgattaccagtagcaaaatgagtttgaaaaagttttcaaactgaatttacaacgttccaaatattttcaaaaggctgtaatcgattacaatgttttggtaatcgattaccagtgtccttgaacattgaaattcaaatttaaaagtgaagagtcacattgtttcactcaaaagctttgtgtaatcggttacacttatttggtaatcgattaccagtgtttgtttttgaaaaatctaaagatgtaactcttcaaaaaggttttgactttttcaaatggtttttaagtttttctaaaagttataactcttctgaatggtcttcttgaccagacatgaagagtctataaaagcaagactttgttttgcattttcaataaATCTTTCTAAAAATCTTacacaatcctttacaagccttgaatctctttgaatctctttgaacttcttcttcttctttgtaccaaaagctttctaaagttttctggttttccaaaccttgaaaacttgtgctattcatcttttcattctcttctccctttgccaaaaagaattcgccaaggactaaccgcctgaattctttttgagtctctcttctcccttttccaaaagaacaaaggactaaccacctgaattcttttgtgtctcccttctctcttgtcaaagaattcaacatgacacagtctgagaattcttttgattcttcccattccctaatacaaaagcgttcaaaggtttaaccacctgagaattcttttgtatccccattcacaaagtatcaaaggtttaacagcctgagatctttgtcttaacacattggagggtgcatcctttgtggcacaagtagagggtacatctacttgggtttgactgagaacaagaaagggtacatctcttgtggatcagttctagtggagggtacatccactagggtttcaaagagaacaaggaagggtacatcccttgtggatctttgcttgtaaaaggatttttacaaggttgaaagaaatctcaaggaccgcaggtcgcttggggactggaggtaggcacgggttgttgccgagccagtataaaaactcttgtgtgtttgtttccttcttccctacttttttactttctactgtgcatttaatttttgcttttactttctgttaagtttatcttctactccatattctcttaacaacaaaagtaaaaaccttaaaagagtaatttttaattggtaaagttttaggaataattaattcaacctccccttcttaattattctgaggccactcgatccaacatagtataccaggtgactgttgccccagtaagactttcctggaagaaatgcatcaacaatttttcatctttcgcatatgcccccattttcctgcagtacatcttcaggtgattcttggggcaagtagtcccattgtacttatcgaaatctggcaccttgaacttcggaggaaTGACCACGTCGGGCACTAGGCACAACTCTGCCATGTCAACAAAGGCATAATTTCCGCCTCCTTCAATGACCCTCaacctttcctctatatgatcaaatttcttccttttcactATAGCAGGAGGCTCCCTTTACACTAAAAAGTGACTCCCCCTCCATGGCATATCCGAGGTGAGGCTCGAAGTCGACTAGAGTGTGGCCTTGAggtacttcatgtgtctcccccatgggttgagagacatgtgcatgatcagattggggttgttggctctcaatggatATGGGTGCAGAGTTGTCGACATTtgtaaatcatgcaggttttgatgatgtcagaaagaatttgcttgataatgagtgtcatcatcaaaaagggggagaatgtgagtcatgcatgttttgatgatgctgaaaagaaatcacttgataattattgttatcatcaaaaatggggagaatgtgaatgtatgaatacatgattttgatgatgccaaagagaaccaaacaagattacttcaaaggataagcattgcttcaagattaatacaaggttgcttcaacaaacaaagccttgcttcaagattgACTCAAGAtaaagccttgcctcaaaacaaagtgtttctaagacatccaaggctctggtaatcgattaccagaagacaagtttgaaaaatagttgttaaaaagggttttgaatttgaattttgaacctgtaatcgattaccagatgtttgtaatcgattaccagcaatagaactcttgaaattcaaattcaaaagtcatgacccttcaaaatataactgtgtaatcgattaccagaaacttgtaattgattaccagtgaaaaaaatttagaaaaagctttttgaaaagacacatctcttcaaaccattttgaaaaggcatgaagggcctatatatgtgtgtgtctgatttcaaaaagaaagagaaagatattacaagagaacttcattgtcaaatgctctctgaacaactcttgggcaaacacttgcaaatctattgagagttcatccaggaacttcaaattgtattatccactctaaaggagaaaaatctttttgttcttcttagaaagtcaattgtaatcaagaaaCTGGTTTTCTCTTGAATTATGagtttcttgaacacaagggaaagggatccCTCGGGTgctcagaagttgtaaaaaggatttttacaaagttagtgaaaatctcgagtgggttgcttgaggactggacgtaggcacgggaagtggccgaaccagtataaatcgagtttgcatttctctcttcccttatctcatttattttattgcaatcaattttgtcttgcatgtttaaagaacattattaaattgattgatgcttcttcttttgcattctgagcctatcatttagaagggggttaaaagtttgttagtgggaaattttgaaacttaattcaccctctcttaagttattgaggccacttgtttaacaaCATTCTCATCGGGAGCATAtacaacattgggtggtgtatagttgggtgGCAATCCATATGGTGGAAAGGAATGCTTGTTCTGAacctgcacaaaatgggggctGCCTACACTACCCAACACTTCGCTtccctgacctaccatatccgaggctagacgatttacttgattgaaaAGGAATGCTTGTTCTGAacctgcacaaaatgggggctGCCTGCACTTCCCAACACTTCgcctccctgacctaccatatccGAGGCTGGATGATTTACTTGATTGAAGCCAGGTGGGTGAGTCGGGTCCACCTCTGTCGCAGTACTTACGGCAACAACTATAGTCCTATTAACCTCCATCATCCTTCTGatactcatcatggcctccatcattgtggtcatctatttttcatggcctccatgtcggccttcatctgctctggCACCTCTTCTATTTCACTCatcctctagctttggcacgtgttcggtaagggcaccgtaaaacgcattctttccttttgattacaattctgatttcaaggaaagaatgcaataagtaatgcaaccaatgtgaaaataaaaataagcatggataTATGTGAAAGATACATTGTTAAAGTATTACAAATTTTACACTGGACATTCAGTAGAACATAAGGTCAAATCAattcagattttcattaaaacaacattgttcattacatcttgtcagagtcaaagtgcaactggaaataaaacatggacatcaatagtccctaattttgtaaattatttagctcaatcatgtgttggcagtagccaaagaagctatgtaaacTTGATCCATCTTTTGTcccaacttttgcaagttggttacttccatacttaaCCTTGACATGatgaaaaccttttcttaaaagcatgtgcttggttcgaccccataatccaaggaatagaaattttgattgtcaatacttcgacaacctatcatagagatgaatgattagggcatacttatgctatgcatgacaaatgtaattatgagatcgacATGAGACACCCGAAGAACCATCCTTTCCTAgttaacaatgcattaggtaccatgttcacgcgattttcaatcatttttcaagagaaatgagtgtataatcccaacatggtctatttatagctatcatcatggtacccaacacatgtaactaagaatgtggtgtaaactttcacgcttcattgtgacttttttttttaggaaaatgcaaggcatgAGCTACTATGTGTCAGGATcgtgcatgagtgaacataacatgcgaacgatgaaaatagaatgtatgcaattggcagaacaaaagcatgctaaatgaagaggtatgataatgcaatgacttatgcaaatgcaatgcatgaatatgataaatgataaatgcaggaatgatatgtccattatgatgccataaagagatgcatgatgcgatcaaggaacaagccagaGTAAGTTTGTTATGTGCCCCTAATTCAGGAACCTactggaaaggatccaaaagtccacttctagtgacaactcccatGGGTACTTTCATGTAACCTTACcggtttctagagatatcatcctcttagataatacattgtggcgatagggactatcagtgacaatgcatcactaaaagaggaaaactctaggtgaggcttcactgttattaagcaagtcagagacccaaCATGAGCACAGATCAACCTCCACTCCCTATGGCTCACACAGACCCGAGTATAAGGCCCAACATCTAAAGGTGTGTGAAAAAAgtgtaggtgtcatgtgtgAACAGAGCAACCTAAGTATAGCACATGTCGTCTATCCTAAAGTTCAATGGCACATTTTATTTTGCGAaactaaaacaaagaaaaaattcaagataaaaaatacacagTCGATGAAAATGGCTTAACTATCTAACAACTTCCTAGTGGAGTCGTCATCTGTCACAACCTACCTCACGAAGAGACAACGAagggaaataaaagaaagtgtgtcttctaaaaaataaaacgcgtggagtcaccaccaatgtttatttaagggaaaacgtcagaaaaaaaaagagtcattaaggcgtttggaccttgaaacaacgTTTTAAATTGTGAAAAGCAGATggagtcgttaaggcgttggaccttgaacgatctcaagtgatatttgataaaaataagtttggttttgaattgatttcctttatttgtttattagtcTCTAGTcctacaaaagaaaagaaaacgatTTCGCGACACTTGTGGTCGGCTAGAATTAAaccttacaaataaaaatgaaattaccaacgATAAAGGGGAGAAGATGAATACATACATAATATCAGAGAGGACTCATAAGGGTACATGGATTACATTCAactcttaagaaaagaaaagaaaaggaagaagaactaACTAGCTGTTGCACAGGGTACAAGGCTAGCAAGAGAAGTGATGTAGGGAATGATCCTCGGTTGCGATTCGGTAGCGCCTCGGCTtcgcttttcttctttttttcttcctctcccttcgtTTTTCTTCCTCTCTAAACTTCTTGAACCCCCAAAACCCTTCCCctacatggctatttatagaaaaagccaTTTAAGGCAGGGGCAAATGTAATCCTGAAGGTATTAGCTCGCCCAAGTGAGCTAGTTACTTAGGGTTGAAGGAATTTCATGGCCTAGGCAAGCCAGATGCTAGCTTGGGCGAGCTTGGGCCTTGAAAATTCCATAAAATGACTATTTTGCCTATTTCCTTGTGGTTTTCGTTCCTAGACCCAACAATCGATTTGAGTGATCCCTCGACCTTGCGTTGCAATTGGTGTCAAACAATAAAAGCATTATgtgaacgaaattagggtctgacagggGCATACCTTCTTTTTCAAATGTTTTCTTTAGTCTCCTCTGATACAATTGATCATGGCATATCACATTCAACATTTTCTTCTCAAGGAGATTCAATTGATCGAATCACATTTGGGCCCATTCTGCTTCTTGTAACTCGACCTCAATTAATACTCATAAGGAAGGGATTTTGAGCTCAATTGGAAGGATTGCCTCCATCCCATACACCAAGGAAAATGGGTTACACCAATTGAGGCACGAACAAATGTATGATATCCATGTAAGGAAAATGGGAGCGTgtcgtgccaatctttgtatgtcACCACCATCttctaaatgatattttttattttcttattggccgcttcaacTGTCCCATTCATCTTTGGATGATATAGGGTAGAATTATGATGTTGAATCTTGAAGTCAGCATACAACTTTgtcatcatcttattgttcaaaTTAGTTGCATTGTCGGTGATGAGTTTGCTTGGTATGGCATAGCAAAAATCAATTCTCTCTTGATGAATTTCACTATCACATTTCGAGTTATGCTAGCATATGAAGCGGCTTCGACCCATTTAGTGAAATAATCAATTGTTACTAGAATGAAGTGAAGTCCATTTGATGCTTTGGGTTCTATGGGCCCAATGACATAtattccccacatagaaaaaGGTCAAGGATATGATAGTACATTCAACGACATTGGTGGAGCATTGATGTTATCAGCATATGCCTGGCACTTGTGACATTTCCTCACTTAATTATAGCAGTTTGTCTCCATGGTTAACCAGTAATATCTAGCCTTCAAGATCTTTCTTGCCATAGTGTACCCATTGGTATGAGTGCCAAAGGACCCTTCATGAACTTCTCTGAAGATCTTTTGCACTTCAATGACATCTACACATCTAAGCAACACCATATCATGATTTTTCTTATACAACACATCCTTGTTTAGAAAAAAAGCTCATTGCTAGTCTTCTCAATGTTCTTTTGTCATTCTCTAAGGAATTTGGAGGATACTCATGACTCTTGTTATACTCTTTGATGTCAAAGTACCCTGGTTTCCCATTAGATACCTCTTCTACCAAGTGGAAATATGTAGGTTGATCATGATGTTGGATCCTTATAAGTGGCATGTCCTTATCCTTGCTCAATTTGAACATGGATGATAAAGTTGCTAGTGCATCTGCCAATTGGTTATCTTCACAAGGAATGAGCTCAAACGTGATTTCATCAAATTGTTTCACCAATTCCTTGATGCGGGTTTGGTAAGGAATTAGCTTTGCATCTCGAGTTTCCCATTCACCTTTTAACTGATGGATCATCAGTGCTAAGTCACCATAaacctctttttctttttattccacAGTCGCCTGTAACCCCAAAGTACATGTCGCATACTCTGCTATATTGCTAGTAGAATTAAAGCATAGCCTAATCGTGATTGGGATATACTGCTTCTTTGGGGAGAGTAATATAACTCCTATCCCATGGCCCATGATGTTggaagcaccatcaaaccacatGATCCATCTTCTTTCTTTTGACAAATCTTTGTTGCCAAACATTTCCATTATGCCTTCATCGGGGAATTCACATTGCATTGACTGATAATCTTCAATAGGTTGGTGTGCTAAATAATCTTCCAGAGCTCTACCTTTAACTGCTTTTGTGTCACATATACAATGTCATATTATGATAAAAAGAACTTGCCAATGAGCAATCCTTCCTTTAAGAGCAGGcttctaaaaaatatacttgattGAATCCATTTTAAACACCAACCAAGTTGTAAGACTCAACATATACTACCTAAAGTGATGACTTGCCTATGCTAAAGCATAACAAGTTTGCTCTAAAAATGAATATCTGGTCTCACAACCAATGAACTTCTTGCTCAAATAGTGTATAGCATGCTCTTTCCTTCCACAACCATCATGTTGCCCTAATACACAACCCATAGATCCATCAAGCATTGTTAGATACATTATGAGGGGTCTTCCAGCAACTGGGGGGACTAAGATTGGGGAACTTCACaagtatttctttattttctcaaatGCTTCCTGACAATCATTATTCCACTCCAAAGGATGATTTTTGTGCAGCAATTTGAAGATAGGTTCGCATGTTGCCATTAGTTGGGATATAAATCGggcaatataattcaaccttcccaggaaacctcgaatCTCCTTTTCTGTGTAAGGGGGCGGCATTTCCAACATTGCACGGACATTGTCAGTATCCACTTCAATTCCTCTTTGGTTGACGATGAAACCTAACAATTTTCCAGATTTGATGCCAAAAGTGTATTTGGCTGGATTTAGTCTTAGTTTGATCTTCCTTAGCCGCTCAAACAATTTCTGTATATGGACTACATGATCTTCTGCCTTTTTTAACTTAGTGATCATGTCATCCATGTAAACCTTGACCTCCTTATGTATCATGTCATGGAATAAAGTCACCATCGTCCTTTGATATGTTGCCCCAATGTTCTTTAGCCCAAATGACATGACTTTATAGCAAAAGGTGCCCCAAGGCGTGATGAATGTGGTTTTCTCCTCATCCTCTTTAGTCATTTTCATTTGGTTGTATCCCGAGTatccatccatgaaggaaaagaaaaatgatgtgtTATATTATCTACTAACACATCGATATGAGGTAATGAGAAATCATCTTTTGGGCTGGCTCTATTTAGATCTCAGTAGTCAACACACTTTTGAACTTAtccatctttcttaggaactGGAACTATGTTGGCAACTCATTATGGGTATTTGGAAACAACTATAAATCCCACTTCAAGTTTCTTGTTAACCTTTTCCCTAATCTTTAGGGATAACTCTAGTTTCATTTGCCTTAACTTCTATTTGACTGGAGAACATTCTGGCTCCAATGGCAACTTATGCTCCACTTTGTTGACATCAAGTCCTGGCATATCTcagtatgaccaagcaaagacaTCAGCATATTCATGTAAGAGCTTTATCAACTTATTGCACTCATTTTCACTTATTAATGTGCCaactttaacctttttttttcctcatctTTAGTCCccaaattaattatatcaacTGGTTCTTCATTGGGGTgaatctttttcatttcttgctctACCAACCTTAATAACTCCGAAGAAATACCCTTTTCATCTTCGCTTTCTTCATTTGATTGATTATCGGGACAATAAAAAATGCTGGATGTGATACTagcattttcaatttcaagcgtgtcATTTTTAAATCTCCATCATTAAAGTTTAAACAAGAATAACAAAGAGATTAAATGAGGTTTAAAGATGAGAGAAGAGAAActgaagagaagaaagaagaaatgcTCTTTTCTTAATATACTGAAAGGAAACACATGAGCCCTTattcaataaagaaaatatcCTAAAGCCTTGGGCATGTAGAagtaagcttcatgatgatgatgaatcaagattgattcaagttgttttgatgataacaaagatgatgacaaaaacccaagagaatgattttaagattgagtcaagaacaattaccaagagaatgatttcaagattgagtcaagaatcaagagaaatttgattttaagattcaagaatcaagtttcaagtttcaagtttcaagaatcaagaatcaagaatactcaagatcaagaaaagactcaatcaagataagtactaaaaagtttttcaaaacattgagtagcacatgaagttttcacaaaatcctttaccaaagagtttttactctcttgtaatagattaccagtagcaaagttagttttcaaaagctttcaaactgaatttacaacgttccaattaatttcaaaatggtgtaatcgattacaagattttggtaattgattacctgtgtgtttgaatgttgaaattcaaattcaattgtgaagagtcacatccttttcacaaaaatgctttgtttaatcgattacaatgatttggtaatagattaccagtgataagttttgaataaaaatcaaaagatgtaactcttccaatggttttcaagtttttctaaaggttataacttttctaatggttttcttgaccagacttaAAAAGTCTATAAAatcaagaccttgacttgcatttttataacttttgaaaaattattacaatcttttacaacctttgaatctctttgaacatcttcttgaatctcttcttctttttcatcctttgccaaaagctttctaaagttttctggttttctaaaccttgaaaacaaaagcgtgctattcatctttttcattcccttctccctttgccaaaaagaattcgccaaggactaaccgcctgaattctttttgtgtctctcttctcccttttccaaaagaacgaaggactaaccgcctgaattcttttgtgtctcccttctccctagtcaaagaattcaaaacgacacagtctgagaattctttttgatttttccctttcccataaacaaaagatttcaaaggactaactgcctgagaattcttttgtttcgccattcacaaagtttcaaaggactaaccgcctgagaactttgtcttaacacattggagggtacatcctttgtggtacaagtagagggtacatatacttgggttgttgtgactgagaacaagagagggtacatctcttctggatcagttctagtggagggtacatccgctaggttgttcaaagaaaacaaggaagggtacatcccttatggatctttgcttttaaaggattttacaaggttgaaaagaaatttcaagGACCACAAGTCGCTTggagactggatgtaggcacgggttgttgccgaaccagtataaaactcttgtgtttgttttcttcttccctacactctttattttccgctgtgcactttagttatcacttttacttttggttaagttttatttctattctttactttcttaacaacatagtaaaagccaaagaagggtaaatttttaattagtaaaggttcagtaataattaattcaacccccccttcttaattattccgaggccacttgatccaacagggCAGAACAATAAGATTAACATTACAAAATTACTTTAAACTTGAATTCACAACTATAGGGAGCTCGATAATCTTCCAATTGTTGAGCTTGACTTTTGGTGGACAAGTGTGAACTAAGTTGAAAGACTTGTCTTCAGAAATGTCTTCCTCTGCAACAGTTATTGAGTCACGAAACTCAAACCCAACATTCCATAAGCTCTCTCATAAATCGTAGATGGGGAACCCCTTAATTCTAGGctctttgtttttcaattgggctagtcttctttctctctttttaagCATAACCCGCCTTTTATCAGCTTTTGATGGTTTATAGCCCAGACCAAATCAGTCTTTATTTTCCATCAAATCAAGCGATTGTGTAGGACCCTGCCTATGTCTTCCTAGTCCATGGCCATATCTATACCCATTCTCTAGCATAACTTTTTCTACTATCATGGAAGCACTTGACGGTTAGGTAGTCGCCTTCCCTTCCTTCGCATAAATAGCATTCGCAATTTCAAGCCCTTGGAATGAGGTCTCCAAGGCTTCCTTAGTAGCTTCAATATAAGGAATGGATGATGGCTTACTGGCTAGTAGATCCTCCTCAACAAAAATAATGACTAGTTTGTCATCAACAATGAATATCAGTTTCTAGTGCAAAGTAGATGGCATCGCTCTTACACCATGAATCCAAGGCCTTCCTAGAAGACAACTATGCATTGGCGCAATGTCCATCATATGAAATACTACCTCAAAGGTAAT encodes the following:
- the LOC114371664 gene encoding uncharacterized protein LOC114371664, which produces MIHQLKGEWETRDAKLIPYQTRIKELVKQFDEITFELIPCEDNQLADALATLSSMFKLSKDKDMPLIRIQHHDQPTYFHLVEEVSNGKPGYFDIKEYNKSHEYPPNSLENDKRTLRRLAMSFFSKQGCVV